The sequence GACCGTGCACTTAGTCTACCTCCTGAGTGTACAAAATCTAAAACGGTCGACCACTCTGCTGGCATTTGATCGAAACTCTGCACTCCAGCACTCTTGTGCTCAAGAAATCGCATCATTTCGCTCAAGATATAGACGTGATCCGAGTCAGCAACCTCGTCTCTATTGATCAACAATGTCCCGATTGTTTCAATGTACTTCCATGACCAATGGAAAAGCTGAACCTTCTTCAAACTCGATGCGTTAACATCAACTGGATGATGACTTGGCAACGGCGCAAATTGATTTGATACCGTAATAACAGCGTCAATTCCATTCAACTTTGCCAATTCTATGTAGCTTAGCAATTGTTCTTTTGAAATTTCATTATTACCGACCTTTGCCTCTACTAATGCAGACCAATCTTTTTGACCAGTTCGCACGACAATTAACCCATCTGGGCGGAGTTTTTTATCATTGCCGTTTTTCAGAACCACTTCGGTATAGGTCTCAAGTCTAGCGCGAACACCGACCCTCAAGCCGAGATCTGCCAAGAGCGATCGCCCGAACTCGTCGACACTTTGGATGCAAGCTAGCAATATCGATAATGTGCGCCCTTCTTTGGATGACTCTGAAAGAACCGGAAACAAGCGTGCAGGTTCTCCTTGGATGACATACTCCGGCCGCTCCCCCATAAGATCACTCCGCAAAAGAATTTTTATACTCGCGGCATGATGTAGCCAATCCTCCATACATGCAATTACTGCACGCATACAAAAATGCGCCCACCACCTTTCAGGGCAGAGAATTAAATCAATCGGAATAAAGCGCGGAGCGATAGGCGAAAAGCCCCGGCAATCCGCCGGTATGGATGAAGAGCACGTTGCCCATTCCCGAGAAGGTGCCGGCGCGGGTGAGGCCGATCAGGCCAGCGAAGCTCTTCGCCGTATAGGTCGGGTCGACGATCAGGGCTTCGAGGCGGCCGGCAAGATCGATCGCCTCGCGGGTGCTATCGACCATCTTGCCGTAGCCGGGACCGAGCCAGTCGTCGCGGCAGATCACCTCACCGTCCTCGACGACCTTGCCGCAGGAGAGCATCTCTTCGGCAAGGCGCAGGATGGAGCGCACGCGTTCGGTCTGGCTCACGGCGTCGCGGCGCACGCAGATGCCGTGTACCGGTCCCTCATAACCCGCGAGCCGCAAACCGAGCAGCGTCCCGACATGGGTGGCCGCGCTGCCCGTAGGCACCACCACGGCGTCGAAGGAAATCCCGTTTGTTTCGGCCTCCTCCAGCAGTTCGACGGCGCACTGCATGTAGCCGAGCGCGCCGGTCGGTTTGGTGTCGGGGGAGAGCGTGAAGAGATATGGCTTCCTGCCCTCGCCTTTCAGCCGCTCAGCGATGCGCGCGAGATTGGCGTCCGCCGCCTTCTCGTCCTCGCCGAGGGGGAAATGGTGCATCCGGGCGCCGAAGATCCGGTCGAGCAGGACATTGCCCGACTTGTGGTACTCCTCGCCCATCCCCTCGACCCGGTTCTCGAGCTGGACATGGCACTCCATCCCGAGCTTCGCCGCGAAGGCTGCCGCCGTGCGCATGTAGTTCGACTGGACCGCGCCGGTGATCACCGCCGTGTCGGCGCCGGCGGCCTGTGCCGCGCCAAAGGAATATTCGAGCTGGCGCACTTTGTTGCCGCCCGTGGCAAGGCCGGTGCAGTCGTCCCGCTTCACCCAGAGCGCCGGAACATCCTTCCCGGTCGCCTCGGAAAGATGGGCGGTCAGCCGCCTCATCTTCTCCAGCGGTGTCGGGAAATGCCCGAGACGGATCCGCGGAAATCCGTTCAGCCGGTGCCGCAGCGCCTCGGGCGTCCGCATCACTCCATCGCCTCGAGCTCGGTGATGAAGCCGTCGATCACGTCCAGCCCCTTGGACCAGAAGGCCGGGTCGCTCGCGTCGAGCCCGAAGGGTGCGAGCAGCTCCTTGTGCCGCATCGTGCCGCCAGCGGACAGCATCTCCAGATACTTCTCCGCGAAGCCTTCCTCCGCGTCCTGATAGACCGCGTAGAGCGAGTTCACCAGGCAATCGCCGAAGGCGTAGGCATAGACGTAGAACGGCGAGTGGATGAAGTGCGGGATGTAGGACCAGAAGGTCCGGTAATCCTCATCGAACCGGATGGACGGGCCGAGGCTCTCCGTCTGGGTCTCGATCCAGATATTGCCGAGATCCTCCGGCATCAGCTCGCCGTCCTGGCGCGCCGCATGCACCTTGCTCTCGAACTGGTGGAACGCGATCTGCCGGACCACGGTGTTCAGCATGTCCTCGACCTTGCCCGCGAGCATGGTGCGGCGCTGCTTCGGGTCGGTCTTGCTCTTCAGCACCGCGCGGAAGGTCAGCATCTCGCCGAACACGGAGGCGGTCTCGGCGAGGGTCAGCGGCGTGTCGGAGAGCAGCTGGCCCTGTTTGCCGGCGAGCACCTGGTGCACGCCGTGCCCCAGCTCATGCGCCAGCGTCATCACGTCCCGCGTCTTGCCCTGGTAGTTCAGCAAGAGATAGGGATGCGCGCTCGGCACCGTCGGATGGGCGAAGGCGCCCGACGCCTTGCCGGGACGCACCGGCGCGTCGATCCAGGCATTGTCGAAGAAACGCTGCCCGACATCGGCCAGCTCCGGCGAGAACGAGCGGTAGGCGTCGAGCACCGTGCGGGTCGCCTTCTCCCACGGGATCGTCGCGTCATCATCGTCAGGTAGCGGCGCATTGCGATCCCAGTAATTCAGCGCCTCTACGCCAAACCATTTCGCCTTCAGCGCGTAATAGCGATGCGACAGCCGGTGATAGCTGCCCGTCACCGCGTCGGAAAGCGCCTGCACCACCTCGTCCTCGACCTGGTTGGCGAGGTTGCGCGCGGAGATCGGCTTCTCGTAGCCGCGCCACTTGTCCTCGATCGCCTTGTCCTTGGCGAGCGTGTTGGTGATCAGGGCGAAGAGCCCGATGTTCTGCTTCAGCACGCCGGCGAAGCTTTTCGCCGCCTTCTCGCGCACCGCACCGTCCTTGTGGCTCAGCTTGTCGAGCACTTCGGCCGAGGTCAGCTGCTTGCCGTCGAACGGAAAGCGCAGGCGCGCGAAAGTCTCGTCGAACAGTCGGACCCAGGCGGACTTCCCGGTCACGGATTTCTCGTGCAGCTTCTCTTCGATCTCGTCGGAGAGCTGATACTCGCGGAAGGCGCGGACGTCGCGCAACCACGGCTTGTAGAAGGCGAGCTCCGGCGCTTTCAGCCGTTCGGCGATGTCCTCTTCCTCGACCCGGTTGATCTCCAGCGTGAAGAACAGCAAGTCGGTGCCGGCCGCGTTGACCTTCTCCTGCATGGACTGGAAGAAGCGGCCGTTCTCGGCGCTGCCCATGTCGCCCGCATAGACGAGATAGGCGTAGGACATGATCCGCCCCATGACCTCGTCCATGCGCTCGTAGGCCTGCACCGCCTCGCCCAGTTCGCCGCCGTCCAGTCCGGAGATCTTTCCGGCATAACGCGCCTTGAAAGCCTTCGCGTCCGCCGCCAGTTTCTCGAGATCTTTTTTCAGAGCGTCGGAGTCAGGGCCGGGATAGAGATCGGAGAGATCCCATTCGGGAAGAGCGCCAAGTTCGGATTGTGCGGCTTCGGCCATATCGGTATCCATTCAAGTAACTGAAGAGCGAACAGCTCATCCATGTCGGTCGCCGGCATGTCGTTTCCAGCCCCGTGCGACAATTCGGGGCGGAGGGAGGAGACCTGATTTAATGGACTACAAGGCAGTTCGTAATCTCGCAACTTTGTTCTTCGACCAGTCCGCGCGTCTGTCGGACCGCCCATTCCTCTGGGCGAAACGCGACGGGATATATGAGCCTCTCACCTATGGCGAGACCCGCGCCGAGGTGCAGCGCTGCGCCAAGGGCCTGCGCGCCATCGGCATCGGGAAGGGCGACCGGGTCCTGCTGCTCTCCGAGAACCGGCCCGAATGGGTCATCGCCGATCTTGCGATCATGGCGGTCGGCGCCATCGCGGTCCCGGCCTACACCACCGCGACGAGCGACGACATTCTGTTCGTGCTGGACCATAGCGGTTCGAAGGCGGCGATCGTCTCGACCGACCGGCTTTCCAAGAAGCTGATGCCGGCCGCCCGCAGCTCCGATGCCTGCGAGACCGTTGTTTCGATAGAGAATACCGGCGGCGCGACCCAGGCCGGCGTCAATGTCGTCGGGTGGGAGGAACTCTGCAAACGCGGCGAAAGCATAGATGGCGATCCCGCGAACTGGGCCGCGGAGCTGAAGCGCGACGAGGTCTGCAGCCTGATCTATACCTCCGGCACCGGGGGACGCCCGAAAGGCGTCATGCTGACCCACGGCTCGCTGCTGACGAACTGCGAGGGCGCGCACGACCTGCTCGCCGAGCTCGGCCTGAAGCACGAGGTCTTTCTCTCGCTACTGCCCTTATCGCATTCCTATGAGCATGCCTGCGGCCTGCATTTCCCGATCTCCATCGGCGCGGAGATCTACTATGCGGAGGGGCCGGACAAGGTCGCGCAGAACCTCGGAGAAGCGAAACCGACGATCATGACCGCGGTGCCTCGGCTCTACGAGGTCCTGCACGACCGGATCCGGCGCGGCGTCGATGCCAAGGGCGGGCTGAGCGCGAAGCTGTTCCACCGCGCCGTCGAACTCGGCACCAAGGCGTACCGCGATCGCTCCAGCCTCTCGCTCGGGGAGAAAGCGGAGAATCTCTTGCTCGACGCGCTCGTGCGCAAGAAGGTCTCGGCCCGCTTCGGCGGACGTCTCAAGGCCTTCGTGTCCGGCGGTGGCGCCCTCAATCCGGATATCGGTACCTTCTTCCTCGCGCTCGGTGTCCGCATCCTGCAGGGCTACGGCCAGACCGAAGCCTCTCCGGTGGTGAGCTGCAACCGCTGCAAGCTGGTGAAGATCCACACGGTCGGCCCGCCGCTCAAGGATGTCGAGGTCAAGATCGCCGCCGACGGGGAGATCCTGGTGCGCGGCGAGCTGCTGATGAAAGGCTATTGGCTCGATCCCGAGACCACCGCCAAGACGATCGTCGACGGCTGGCTGCATACCGGCGATATCGGGAAGATCGACGAGGACGGTTACATCGTCATCACCGACCGGAAGAAAGACATCATCGTCAATTCCGGAGGCGACAACATTTCTCCGGCTCGCGTCGAGGGCCAGATCACGGTCGAGCCCGAGATCGCCCAGGCGATGACCTACGGGGACAAGCGTCCCTATCTCGTCGCCGTCCTGGTTCCCGACCAGATCTTTATCGAGGAGTGGGCGAAGGCCAACGGCGCGCCACCCGACTTGGCGGAGCTTGCCGGCAACGAGGACTTCATCAAGGCGATCGCCGCCGCGATGGAGCGGGCGAACGGCCGGCTATCCCAGATCGAGAAGGTCCGCCGCTTCATGCTCGCCGACGGCCCGTTCACGACCGAGAACGCGATGATGACGCCGACCCTGAAGATCCGGCGCCACAAAATACGCGAGGCTTACTGGCAGCGGCTCGATGCGCTTTACGGACGGAGCTGACGTTCTGAATTCGCGCGCACGGAACGGATTTTGGCCGCATTTTGGCGTTCTGCTATGATGAGGCGTCGTAATTCGCCGAGGCACGCGGGCCGTCCGGACCGCTGTCAGGCTGGGTCGAGAGGAAATACCTCAAATGGTGAATACGCCAGGCACGGACCGCCCTGCCCCCGCTGAGCTCCAGCGGCAGTTCACCGAGGCCCTCTCGCTCCATGAAGCGGGCAATCTGGCGGCCGCCCGACCGCTCTATGAGCAATTGTTCCGCTATTTGGGGCCCGTTGCTGATCTTCAGCATCTCTATGGCACGCTTCTTTTTCAGACCGGAGCGGCACGCAAGGGGCAGGCGCAGATAGCAAAAGCCATCCTGCAACGTCCGGATGCGGCATCGTTCTACGATCATTTCGGAAGCGCAGCACGGGCAGCCGGCGGCACGGGCCCGGCAGCCGCGGCTTATGAAAGAGCCGGAATCATAAACCCGGCAGCCGGCACGGCTTTTCTCAATGCCGCGATCGTAGCGCTTGAAACCGGGCGTCCCGACATCGCCGTAACCCGCGCTTTACGGGCGGTCGAACTGATCCCCGAGAATGCCGAGGCGTGGCTGCGTCTCGGATGCGCCTACCAGACAATCGGCGAGCCGGCGAAAGCTCTCGAGGCTCTCTCCAGGGCACGAGACCGGGCACCGGCAAATGCCGAAATCTATTTTCATTTGCGTGCCGCACATCTTTCCCTCGGTGAAACCGCGCTGGCGGACCGGGCAACCAAGTGCGGCATCCTGCTTGATCCGCAGCGTTTCGAGTTCTACGCGAACTTCCGCGACGGAGATATTTCCGAAATATCCGGCCGGCCGGGCCTCGTTCCAAGGAAGCTCGCGACAATACTCAGCCCCGGGTCGGCCAATGCCTGGAACCAGTTGTCCGCGACCTATTACGGCGACGTCAGATACGAGGCTGCGGCCGAGGCCGCCCGGCGTGCCATCCTGCTCTCGCCGGCAACGGTGATGTTTTACAACTCTCTCGGAACCACGTCGTACCAGCTTGGCCGCTTCCATGAATCCGTCCGCGTCTCCCGCCACGGATTAAGTGTAGACCCGACATTCGACGACCTCGGCTACAACCTATCGCTTTCCGCTTTCTGCACGCAGGACGTTGAAACCGGCTGGAGGTACTGGCCAAACCGTCTCGGGATGAAGGTCGCCCCGCTCAGGGTCGGGATCCCCCCGCGTTGGTCGCCGGGTTCCACTGTCCCGGACCACTTGCTCGTCGCCTCGGAACAGGGGGTCGGCGACGATCTCAGGTTTCTGTCGCCTCTCAGAGAACTGCTTCGCGACGTGAAGACCGTAACGGTGGAAACGGATACGAGGCTGCACCCCCTTCTGAAGCGCACCTATCCGAGCATCGACCTGATCCCGACACAGCTCAGGCCGGGTCCGCAGGGAAAGCCTACGCACGATTACACGACGCTGGCGGCGGAAAGGGGCTTCACTCACTCGATTTTCAGCGGCGACCTTCCTGCGATTTACCGTTCAACTCCGGAAAGCTGGAACGAGACGCCGTGCTATTTGCAGCCCGACCCGGGCTATACCGCCGCATGGCGCGAGCGCCTGAATGCGCTGGGACCGGGCCCGTATCTGGGAATCAGCTGGCGCAGCGGAACGCTGATCACCTCGCACAGGGCGATCCACTACAATACCATCGACGAATTGATTCAGGAGATCCCGACCGGGGATTTCACCCTGGTCAATCTGCAATATGGCGATGCTTCCGGGGAACTCGCGGACATCCGGTCGAAATACGGCGTCGTGATCCACGACTTTCCGGACCTAAATCAAACCAGGGAACTCGATCGCGTCTTCGCTCTGATGGCCTGCATGGACCTGATCGTGACGCCGTCCACGGCTGCGCTGGCGCTGGCCTGTTCGGCCGGCGTTCCCGTGATCGGTCTCGGAAAGGCTTATTTCTATTTCGCCGATGGATGGGATCCGATGTTCCCCACCCATTATCCCGTGAAGCGGCCGTCGGACTCGACGGCGACAAGCGACCGGCCGCAGCGCGTCGGGGCCGCGGTCCGTCATTTCCTCGAGACCGGGGCGCTCCCGATCAGGAAACCCTGATCCGGTTCACATGTCCCATCTTGCGGCCCGGACGCGCTTCAGCCTTGCCGTAGAGATGCAGTTTGGCGTCCGGCTCCGCGACGATCGTCTTCCACTGCTCGACCTGATCGCCGATCAGGTTCTGCATCACCGTCGGAAAGCGCACATCGACCGGACCGAGAGGCAGTCCGGTCACAGCACGGACGAATTGCTCGAACTGGCTGGTCGCGCAGCCGTCCTGGGTCCAGTGGCCCGAATTGTGCGGCCGGGGCGCAACCTCGTTGACGAGGACCTTGCCGTCGGAGGTCACGAACATCTCCACTGCGAGCAGACCAACGAGATCAAGGCGCTCCGCAAGCGCTTCCGAGACCGCGCGCGCCGCGGCTTCGGTTTCCGGAGCGATCGCCGCTGGGACCGTGCTGGTGCTGAGGATATGGTCGACATGATGGTTCTCGGCCACCGGAAAGGCGCGGGAGGTTCCGTCGAGACCGCGCGCGACGATGACGGAAATCTCCTTCTCGAAGGAAACGAATCCTTCGAGGACCGCGTCGTCCGTGTTCAACGATTCCCAGGCTTCCGCGAGGTCCGTCTCCGCCGCGATCTTCACCTGACCCTTGCCGTCATATCCGAAACGGCAGGTCTTCAAAACCGCCGGACGGCCGATTTCCTCGACCGCCTTGCGCAATTGCTCAAAGCTGGTGACGTGACGGTAAGGCGCGGTTCCCGCCCCCGCATCGCGCGCGAAGTCCTTCTCCGCAACCCGATGCTGAGAGACCGCCAGAACGCTCGGCCGCGGCCGCACCGGAGCCAGCTTTGAAAGCCGCTCGACCGTGTCGACGGGAATATTCTCGAACTCGTAGGTGATGACATCGACACTGGCGGCGAACGCAGAGAGCGCGACTTCATCATCATAGGACGCGACGGTTGTGCGTTCCGCGACCTGGGAGGCCGGGCTGTCTTCTTCCGGGGTGAAGATATGGCAGCGATAGCCGAGCGGCGCAGCGGCCAGCGCCGTCATCCTGCCGAGCTGCCCGCCGCCGATGATTCCGATGACAGCGCCCGGCGCCAGAACCTCAGGCATCAGGAGTCCACCGGAACGTCGCCGACCGAGTCGGTTTGAGCCTCGCGCCAGGCGGCCAGCCGGGCATGCAGGGCGTCGTCTTCGTTGGCGAGGATCGCCGCCGCCAGAAGGCCGGCATTCTTGGCTCCGGCCTTACCGATCGCGAGCGTACCCACGGGAATACCGCCCGGCATCTGCACGATCGAAAGCAGGCTGTCCATGCCTTTCAGCGTCTTGCTTTCCACCGGCACGCCGAGCACCGGCAGCGCCGTCTGCGCTGCCACCATGCCCGGCAGATGCGCCGCGCCGCCGGCGCCGGCGATCACCACCTTGAGGCCCCGCGCCTTCGCCGTGGCCGCATAATCCGCCATGCGCGCGGGTGTGCGGTGCGCGGAGACGATGCGGGTTTCGTGCGGAACCTCGAGAGCCTCGAGAATGAGGGCGGCTTCCTTCATGGTTTCCCAGTCCGACTGGCTTCCCATGATAATGCCGACCAATGGTGTCGCGGCCTCGGCCATATGCGCCATCCTGCTTCCAACGGCCCCGCCTGCGCGGCGGAGCGGGCCAAAGAAGCGCGGCATTATAGGAGCGAAGCTTTCAGTTACAAGCGCGGACTGACGGCTTTTGTCCCGGCGCGCTTTGTGGTTGAGTCGTAAGGGAGTAAGCGGAGAGGAACGGGTCGTGAGTGAGTCCATCAGCAGACGGGATGCCGCCGCCTTCCTGCATCAGGCGGGCTCCACGCCGGTTGCCCATGCCTTCACCTCGTGCCGGGGGGCCTGGGCGGTGGACGAGACAGGCCACCGGTTCCTCGATTTTCACGGCAACACTTGCCACAATATCGGCTACGCGCACCCCCGCATGGTTGCGGCGCTGAAACAGCAACTGGACACGCTGTCCTTCACGCCGCGGCTCTTCACATCGGAGCCTGCGGTCGAACTCGCGGAAATGCTGGCCGCGCGCTGGCCCTACGGCAATGCCCGCGTTCTACTTGGCGTCTCGGGCACGGACGCCATCGAAATGGCGCTCAAGCTCGCCTATGTCGCGACGGGGCGCACTAAGACGATCGCTTTCGACGGCAGCTGGCACGGCGCCGCGCTCGGCGCGCTCTCGGTCGGCGGCACCGCCGCGGAGCGAGAGGAATTTCCCGCTCTCGAAGGCTGCCATCACGTTCATCCCTTCTGGCCGCGCAACAGCGGCGAAACCGCCGAGGCGGCGGCGCAGACCGCGTTCGAGGCGCTGGAATATTATCTCGCAGCGCGCGACATCGCGGCTCTCCTCTCGGAGCCTATCCGCGCCACACCGCATTTGCCGCCGGACTGGTTCTGGCCGGAGATCCGCTCCCTCTGCGACCGGACCGGAACATTGCTGATTTTCGACGAGATCCCGACGGGCCTCGGCAAAACCGGCCGCTTTTTCGCCAGCGAACATTTCGAAGCCGCGCCGGACATCACCGTACTTGGAAAATCGCTGGGCGGCGGCGTCCTGCCGCTCTCGGCCGTGATCGCCAATACCGAACTCGACGTCGCCCAACATCTCGGGATCGGTCACTACACCCACCAGAAAAATCCGGTGTTGGCCCGCTCGGGGATCGAGACGCTCAGAATCATCGATGACGAGAAACTTGTCGAAAGATCCGCGAACCTGGGCCGTTGGGCGCTGGCGGAGTTGCAGGCGCTCTCGAAAAAGACACCCGCCTATTCATATGCGCGGGGGATCGGTTGCGCGATGGCGGTCGAATGCGACGATCGGACGAATTTACCCGCCCTGAAAGACGCCTGCTACAGGCTGGGTCTCAACACCGGCACTGCAGACGGCCGCTATCTCACCCTCTCCCCGCCGCTGAACATCTCTGAGGAGGATTTCCGGTTCGCCGTCGGCATCCTTGCCGAAGCCGGGTCCGGTTTTATCTGACCGCGGCCCTGTTCCGCCGCCGGGGATCGTAGAAGAGGCGCGATTCCATCGTTTCGTCGCGCCCGACCATCGCGATCCGCTGGCTGGCGAGTTTGATATCGCCAGTCAGGTGCAGGATACCGATCGGGCGGTGAGGGATATCGGGTTCAACCAACTCTCCCGCTTCCGGATCGAAAGCCGGAAGCGCCATGTTGGCCAGCCAGTTGAAGGTGCTCGGCAGGAAGCAGCGCGGATGGTCGGTCGTGTAGACGGCGTAATTGAGCGACATCTGATCCGCATAGAACCCGACCTTCCGGCCGAGAGCCGTGCGCATCGCGTCGGCCCAGACATCCCAGACCGGATGGGCGGCCGGCATGGAGAAAACGCCGCAATTCAGTACCGGATTGTATCCGACCCGTTTGGCCTCGTCGGCGCCGAAATATCCGGTTTGCTGCTCGACCGTCCAGCGCACATAGGACTTGATGTCGAAGCAATGCGCATAGGCACGATCCATCTCCGGAACAATCGAGAGCCGCCCCTGCAGCGCGCTCTTTTCCAGCCACTCGATCGCCCACCAATGCTGAATCCAGGCATCGGCGTCGATCCAGATATAGGTTTCGTATCCGGGGAAATGGTCGCGCAGGAACGGACGTGAGACCATCGCCTTGAAACCGGGCCCAACCGTCGATCGATCGCGGCCCGGCGGTGCGAAGTCGACGTCCCATCCGGGCGAAGCGATTTCCGGACTAAACTTTGCCAGCGTCGCTCGGTTCTCCTCGGACAATCCGA is a genomic window of Nisaea sediminum containing:
- a CDS encoding AMP-dependent synthetase/ligase; the protein is MDYKAVRNLATLFFDQSARLSDRPFLWAKRDGIYEPLTYGETRAEVQRCAKGLRAIGIGKGDRVLLLSENRPEWVIADLAIMAVGAIAVPAYTTATSDDILFVLDHSGSKAAIVSTDRLSKKLMPAARSSDACETVVSIENTGGATQAGVNVVGWEELCKRGESIDGDPANWAAELKRDEVCSLIYTSGTGGRPKGVMLTHGSLLTNCEGAHDLLAELGLKHEVFLSLLPLSHSYEHACGLHFPISIGAEIYYAEGPDKVAQNLGEAKPTIMTAVPRLYEVLHDRIRRGVDAKGGLSAKLFHRAVELGTKAYRDRSSLSLGEKAENLLLDALVRKKVSARFGGRLKAFVSGGGALNPDIGTFFLALGVRILQGYGQTEASPVVSCNRCKLVKIHTVGPPLKDVEVKIAADGEILVRGELLMKGYWLDPETTAKTIVDGWLHTGDIGKIDEDGYIVITDRKKDIIVNSGGDNISPARVEGQITVEPEIAQAMTYGDKRPYLVAVLVPDQIFIEEWAKANGAPPDLAELAGNEDFIKAIAAAMERANGRLSQIEKVRRFMLADGPFTTENAMMTPTLKIRRHKIREAYWQRLDALYGRS
- a CDS encoding M3 family oligoendopeptidase, producing the protein MAEAAQSELGALPEWDLSDLYPGPDSDALKKDLEKLAADAKAFKARYAGKISGLDGGELGEAVQAYERMDEVMGRIMSYAYLVYAGDMGSAENGRFFQSMQEKVNAAGTDLLFFTLEINRVEEEDIAERLKAPELAFYKPWLRDVRAFREYQLSDEIEEKLHEKSVTGKSAWVRLFDETFARLRFPFDGKQLTSAEVLDKLSHKDGAVREKAAKSFAGVLKQNIGLFALITNTLAKDKAIEDKWRGYEKPISARNLANQVEDEVVQALSDAVTGSYHRLSHRYYALKAKWFGVEALNYWDRNAPLPDDDDATIPWEKATRTVLDAYRSFSPELADVGQRFFDNAWIDAPVRPGKASGAFAHPTVPSAHPYLLLNYQGKTRDVMTLAHELGHGVHQVLAGKQGQLLSDTPLTLAETASVFGEMLTFRAVLKSKTDPKQRRTMLAGKVEDMLNTVVRQIAFHQFESKVHAARQDGELMPEDLGNIWIETQTESLGPSIRFDEDYRTFWSYIPHFIHSPFYVYAYAFGDCLVNSLYAVYQDAEEGFAEKYLEMLSAGGTMRHKELLAPFGLDASDPAFWSKGLDVIDGFITELEAME
- a CDS encoding tetratricopeptide repeat protein gives rise to the protein MVNTPGTDRPAPAELQRQFTEALSLHEAGNLAAARPLYEQLFRYLGPVADLQHLYGTLLFQTGAARKGQAQIAKAILQRPDAASFYDHFGSAARAAGGTGPAAAAYERAGIINPAAGTAFLNAAIVALETGRPDIAVTRALRAVELIPENAEAWLRLGCAYQTIGEPAKALEALSRARDRAPANAEIYFHLRAAHLSLGETALADRATKCGILLDPQRFEFYANFRDGDISEISGRPGLVPRKLATILSPGSANAWNQLSATYYGDVRYEAAAEAARRAILLSPATVMFYNSLGTTSYQLGRFHESVRVSRHGLSVDPTFDDLGYNLSLSAFCTQDVETGWRYWPNRLGMKVAPLRVGIPPRWSPGSTVPDHLLVASEQGVGDDLRFLSPLRELLRDVKTVTVETDTRLHPLLKRTYPSIDLIPTQLRPGPQGKPTHDYTTLAAERGFTHSIFSGDLPAIYRSTPESWNETPCYLQPDPGYTAAWRERLNALGPGPYLGISWRSGTLITSHRAIHYNTIDELIQEIPTGDFTLVNLQYGDASGELADIRSKYGVVIHDFPDLNQTRELDRVFALMACMDLIVTPSTAALALACSAGVPVIGLGKAYFYFADGWDPMFPTHYPVKRPSDSTATSDRPQRVGAAVRHFLETGALPIRKP
- a CDS encoding aminotransferase class III-fold pyridoxal phosphate-dependent enzyme is translated as MSESISRRDAAAFLHQAGSTPVAHAFTSCRGAWAVDETGHRFLDFHGNTCHNIGYAHPRMVAALKQQLDTLSFTPRLFTSEPAVELAEMLAARWPYGNARVLLGVSGTDAIEMALKLAYVATGRTKTIAFDGSWHGAALGALSVGGTAAEREEFPALEGCHHVHPFWPRNSGETAEAAAQTAFEALEYYLAARDIAALLSEPIRATPHLPPDWFWPEIRSLCDRTGTLLIFDEIPTGLGKTGRFFASEHFEAAPDITVLGKSLGGGVLPLSAVIANTELDVAQHLGIGHYTHQKNPVLARSGIETLRIIDDEKLVERSANLGRWALAELQALSKKTPAYSYARGIGCAMAVECDDRTNLPALKDACYRLGLNTGTADGRYLTLSPPLNISEEDFRFAVGILAEAGSGFI
- the purE gene encoding 5-(carboxyamino)imidazole ribonucleotide mutase, yielding MAEAATPLVGIIMGSQSDWETMKEAALILEALEVPHETRIVSAHRTPARMADYAATAKARGLKVVIAGAGGAAHLPGMVAAQTALPVLGVPVESKTLKGMDSLLSIVQMPGGIPVGTLAIGKAGAKNAGLLAAAILANEDDALHARLAAWREAQTDSVGDVPVDS
- a CDS encoding D-cysteine desulfhydrase family protein, giving the protein MRTPEALRHRLNGFPRIRLGHFPTPLEKMRRLTAHLSEATGKDVPALWVKRDDCTGLATGGNKVRQLEYSFGAAQAAGADTAVITGAVQSNYMRTAAAFAAKLGMECHVQLENRVEGMGEEYHKSGNVLLDRIFGARMHHFPLGEDEKAADANLARIAERLKGEGRKPYLFTLSPDTKPTGALGYMQCAVELLEEAETNGISFDAVVVPTGSAATHVGTLLGLRLAGYEGPVHGICVRRDAVSQTERVRSILRLAEEMLSCGKVVEDGEVICRDDWLGPGYGKMVDSTREAIDLAGRLEALIVDPTYTAKSFAGLIGLTRAGTFSGMGNVLFIHTGGLPGLFAYRSALYSD
- a CDS encoding 5-(carboxyamino)imidazole ribonucleotide synthase; the protein is MPEVLAPGAVIGIIGGGQLGRMTALAAAPLGYRCHIFTPEEDSPASQVAERTTVASYDDEVALSAFAASVDVITYEFENIPVDTVERLSKLAPVRPRPSVLAVSQHRVAEKDFARDAGAGTAPYRHVTSFEQLRKAVEEIGRPAVLKTCRFGYDGKGQVKIAAETDLAEAWESLNTDDAVLEGFVSFEKEISVIVARGLDGTSRAFPVAENHHVDHILSTSTVPAAIAPETEAAARAVSEALAERLDLVGLLAVEMFVTSDGKVLVNEVAPRPHNSGHWTQDGCATSQFEQFVRAVTGLPLGPVDVRFPTVMQNLIGDQVEQWKTIVAEPDAKLHLYGKAEARPGRKMGHVNRIRVS